ATAAAAAACCGCATGCGCACCCTCGCAATCTCCAGTTAGGCCGTTGGTGGGCAGAGATTATGGAAACTCCTGCTATCATTCAAGCAGGAAATGATTTTGCAAGTTTTGATGAGGTAATAAAGACCGCATGTGAATTTATTGCCGTCGAAGAAATCATTTTTGCGCACGACTCTCCTTTGCTCATGCTGAAAATGATCAAAGAAAAATGTGAAAATTCGCACTTATAATGCCGAAAAAACATCAAAAACGAAATATCCACCTGTACCAAACGACAGGCACAGAGAACGTAAAACCCCTCACCTAACTGCTTCTTGCAATAAACAGGGAAGAGACGGTTTTATGAAAAATTGTCATAAAAGAACAAAGACACAAGACATCCAAACGTATCATAGTGCTGTTTCAGCGCCCAGAGAGGCTCTCCCCTTATAATCAATCATGATTATGGTGTCTTGATCGCAGACGCAATGATCAATAGAGATTAAAAGCCCGAAGTCTCGATACATAAATTTTCCTCGCTTTGCGGGTGTCCTGGGATTCTGGGAGATTTTGCTATGTCCAGGTGCTCTAAGCACTAAAAGCAAAATGCTGATTCTAAGTCAGTACTTTTAACCCCCGGAATAGCAATACGAAGGCGCTCGCGACCGACAGAGGGAAATGCAAGCGAAAAATCCTCAAAACAACATTTTCGTGGGTAAAAAAATTCATTTCAGACGAAAAATGCTGAAAATGTCTCAAAAACAATTAGGGCACACCTTAGGGGTAAGCGCCCAACAAATTCAAAAATATGAAGCAGGATTAAATCGTATAGCACAGGACGTTTAAAAGAAATTGCTGATATTCTCAGTATTCCTATTTCCTTTTTTTATGCCGATACTTAAAATAAAACACAAAGAGCCTATCCCATCATAATGAAATTATCTCGAGCAGAAAGAAATATCTGTTACGGACAAGATTTATCGTTCTCACCTCGGTAAAACAAAGAGCAATTTTACAATTAATCTCTGACCAAAATAAAAACTTTTAAAACCATGGTCTTGGTCTATAGTGCTATATTTTCTGTTTATCCGTATTCATGCATATTTTTAAAAAGCAGCCCCCTCTTCGTTGCGGATGCTTTTTGATTTTAAATGATGCACACTGCATAGAGCTGCTCTAAATGTTGGATATCTGTTTTTAACTTCCCCCCTACAAGGACAGCAATTCCTCCCACAACAAGCAAGAAGCGATTTTGTAAATTTTGATGAGGTGATAAAAACCGGCTATAGGTCTCTTTCCGTTGAAAAAA
This genomic window from Bartonella quintana contains:
- a CDS encoding helix-turn-helix domain-containing protein → MSQKQLGHTLGVSAQQIQKYEAGLNRIAQDV